TCCACTGTTATTTCATGTGGAAAGTCTCCTAGCTTGTGGTCTTTTCCATTTTTTAAGTTTATTATTTGACCTATGTCTTCCTGAAGACTAGCAACGGGCTGGCTATTGTATCTCCGCGTAAACGATACCCTCCAAAACCATTTAAGTATGTCATGTTTCTGTTCTGCTGTGTATCTTAATTGCCCTTTAGGAGCATGGGAGAAAAACACAGTTAGCGGTATAAGGATGTTTGGTGAGGGCAGGTTCTGCAAGGAGTAAACAGATAAATTCATTCTAAGAAAGTCTACTGCACCTTTCACACCTGTAGCGATTTCGTCAAATCTAGATCTCACTTCCCCACCGTTAAGCTTGATGAGATCATTAACATTAACACTCCTAGTTAGAACGGCAGAGATACATCTCATCAGGAGATTTGTATCTTGCCCCACGTCTTCAAAGCCGAAGGGCTTTAGATCGTCAGCCAAGTCTATAAACTTTCTCTGTAAATCAAAGTCTTCACTCCAGGTCCAAGCGGATAGTAGCTGTAGAGTATCTAATTCAACGCCCTTTTGATTTACCCTCTCAAATACAATGGCAACGGTGGCCCTATCCTCGGTTTCAATTAACTGTACAGGTACCCTAGCCTCCTTAAATACGGCCTGCATAGCATCAATTTTATTTGCGACATCATCGGGCAGATCACGAGTGGCTCGCCTGTAAGCCGTAGTATCAAAAAGATTTCTTAGTAGAAAATGCCGTTGAGGATCAAATTCGCTAGGCTTTAATGCCGTAAATTGAGACTCCTGGGCGTCAGGATTAGCAGTATAATCGTAATATATCTGCATCCAATCCTCATCTTCCTGCTGAGCTAAGTCTGTTTGAAAAACACCAAATATTGAGGTAATCCTTTGCTGACCATCTAGTATGTAATCAAGTGGATAGTCTGGCTCAAGAGGGGGAAGGTCAAAAGGTCCTAGCCTTCTTTCATATTTCAGGCTCTCCTTAGTTCTCCATAATAATATGGAACCAAAAGGATACCTCTTGTAGATGCTGTCCATTAGATATGCAACTCTATTTGAATCCCAAACAAAACCCCGCTGGAAGGCAGGCACTCTCAGTTGTCCATTCAGGATCTTTTCTATGATTTGCCTGATGGTAAGCTCGTTCATTTCAATTCTCCCCATGCATAGTAGGACTGTAGCACCAGAGTTAAGAAGATTCCCCAACGTGAACTTTGTTCCCGGTAATCGTTCTACAATACCATAGAACTATATAATT
The window above is part of the Deinococcus metallilatus genome. Proteins encoded here:
- a CDS encoding DUF262 domain-containing protein; amino-acid sequence: MNELTIRQIIEKILNGQLRVPAFQRGFVWDSNRVAYLMDSIYKRYPFGSILLWRTKESLKYERRLGPFDLPPLEPDYPLDYILDGQQRITSIFGVFQTDLAQQEDEDWMQIYYDYTANPDAQESQFTALKPSEFDPQRHFLLRNLFDTTAYRRATRDLPDDVANKIDAMQAVFKEARVPVQLIETEDRATVAIVFERVNQKGVELDTLQLLSAWTWSEDFDLQRKFIDLADDLKPFGFEDVGQDTNLLMRCISAVLTRSVNVNDLIKLNGGEVRSRFDEIATGVKGAVDFLRMNLSVYSLQNLPSPNILIPLTVFFSHAPKGQLRYTAEQKHDILKWFWRVSFTRRYNSQPVASLQEDIGQIINLKNGKDHKLGDFPHEITVEYFTSQEFRINTIASKTLILMLANKKPLSFISGNEVSLAKVLKEYNRNEFHHIFPQKYLKEKATKYGSNTLANLTFLSRSDNNQISSRPPSQYRSLMPDQADEILSRAMIPSDFINDNYDEFVNKRALLLKGQAVLLMERGY